The window CCTGGTAGCCGCGCAGCGTCGACCGGCGCAACCGGCGCACGGTGCGCAGGTCGGTGCACCACTCATCGACCATCTGCGGCGTCCACCCCCACGGGTACGCCGCGGCGTGGGTGGCGAACGCCCGCACCGCCCGCTGGCGGCCCTCCACGGTCCCAGGCGCGAGGTTGCGGGCCAGCTGCTGGCTGCCCCAGCCGTCCAGCATCGCGGCAAACACCTGCTCCTCGGGCCGCAGCAGCGCCAGCCCGGCGACCACGTGCAGCCCGGCCGCGCCTGGGGCGAGCCTGTGGTCCTCCACCGAAGGTGACCTCCAAGTCGTCGCATCGGATGCGAGACGTTCGCATCCGATGCGAGGGGGTTGTCAAACCCGCAGGTCACAAGGGGAGGCTCAGACGGCGACCCGATATCGCGTGGCGTCTCCCATGTCGCGCCCCCCGGATCCCGTACGGCGGGAATGCCCAGGTCGGAGGCGGCAGCGTCGACGGCTCTCGCCGCTCGTATGCAAGCCGTCGCGTATTCGCATCCAATGCAATTCGCGGCGGAACGCACATTCCGCAGGAATCACAGTCGGGTGCTGTGGCCGTTGGTTGGCGATCGTCGAGCGTGCCTGGTCCTAGGTCGATGCACGTCAGCATCTGGTTGCGAGCAGTCCCATCAGGATCGACGCTTGCTAGGCTCCACGCATGCCCCAGCACTGGAAGAGGGTGAACGTGACCCCCCAGCGGCCGGGGTCCTGGAGCTCTCGCTCGGCTTGCTTCTCGAGCCGCTGGAGCTCCTCGGCGTCCATGATCGACCGCAGCAGCCCGTGCAGGGCGGTGAGGTACTCAAGCGGCAGCCGTAGATAGGGGTGCCCTGGGGGCAGTGCCTGGACCTCGGCGCGGGCGTTGACCTCGATGCCGGCGCTGCGGAACAGTTCCAGCTGCGTGGCGGCGGCGTCGGGGTCGCCGCCCGCCTTGCGGAACGCCTCGCCGACGAGGGGTTTGAGCTGCTCGAAGGCGGGCGCAGGTGGGATGAAGTGCCAGGACGCCGGGTCGACCTCTTCCAAGACAATAGTGCCGCCGGGGCGGACCAGCCGCAGGTAGGTCGCCATCTGCTGCTGGCCGCGACCGAGCGGGGCGAGCTGGAAGCGGGCGTGCACCAGGTCGAACCAGGTGGGCTCCAGCTGGCTGACGAACAGGTCGTCGTGGACCAGCGTCACGTTGTCAAGGCCTTCGTCGGTCACCAGCTGTTGGGCGGCGGCCAGCATCGCCTGATCGATGTCGGTCCCCACGACCTGCCCGTCGGGGCCGACCCAGTGGCTGAGCAGCCGCAGCCAGCCCAGCGCGCCGCAGCCGACGTCCAGGACCCGGGTTCCCTGGCCCTCGCCGATCTCGCCGAGCAGGCGTCGGCCGGCTGGTTCCCACATCCGCGACTGGAGCTGAAGCCGCTCCAGCTCGGAGGCGTGATCGGCTAACAGGTACGAGTCCTTGCGCATGGCGTCTCCCATCCCTTGTAGGCGCTGCCTTCGGGATCGTGAGCGCCGACGATCGCAGCCTGATCGCAGACCGATCGCCCTGCAGGTGGGCCGCGGCCACACGACCACGGCGCCGACATCGACCCCTGCTTCCGGGATGCGCCCGTGACGGTCCACGCTGGATCGGTCTCTGGATCGCCGGCACCATCGCCGCCCTCAACCGTCGACGCGGCACGCGCTGGCACCTGGCGGCTGCGATTGAGTTGCGATCGGGTGCCGTCAACGTGGCGGCTGGCTGCTGTGACCCGAGCGAGGAGGAAGCGGTCATGAGGGTCGATGAGAGCATCGTCATCGACCGTCCAGCCGAGGAGGTGTTCGGGTTCTTGTCCGTGCGAACCAATGACCCGGTGTGGATGGCGTCGGTGGCCGAGTCGGAGTGGCTGGATCCGGCCGAACCCATGGGGGTGGGTCGCCGCGGACGGATGGTGATGCAGGCCATGGGCCGGCGCGAGTTCCTCGACGAGGTGACCGAGTACGAGCCCGGCAGACGGATCGCGCATCGCTCGGTGGCAGGGCCGATGGCGATCCACACGGCCTGCATCGCCGAGCCGGCAGGCAGCGGTTGCCGCGCGACCGTCGTGTACGAGCCTGAGCGCCTTCCTGGCGGGGTCTTGGGCAGGATAACTGCGCCGTTGACGGCCAGGATTGTGCGCCGCAACTTCCGGGCTGACCTCGCCAGGCTCAAGGGCATCCTCGAGGCGGAGGCTGGGGTCGCGCGGTAAGGTCGAGCGGAGTCGGGAGGGGCGGTGGAGTTCCGGGTCCTGGGATCGCTTGAGGTAGTGGCCAGCGGCCGGTCCCTTTTGCTTGGCACCCCGCGCCAGCGGACGCTGCTGGGGCTGCTGCTGGTCCGGGCCGGCGAGGTCGTCTCCTGCAACCGTCTGATTGATGACCTCTGGGACGGCGACCCCCCAGGCACCGCCCGCCACACCCTGCAGGGCTACGTCCATCGGCTGCGCCGGGCGCTGGGCCCGGACGGGTGGCGGCTGCAGACCCGTCCGGCTGGCTATCGGCTGAAGGTGTCGGCTGGCGAGCTGGACGCCCAGCGATTCCAGGACCTGGCCACAGAGGGCCGCCGCGCCCTGGTCCGCGGCGACCCGCAAGCGGCCGCCGACCATCTTGCTGCGGCGCTGGGCCTGTGCCGGGGACCGCTGCTGGCCGACCTCGGCGAGGTGGCCGCCTTGGAACCCGAACGCGCCCGCTTGGAGGCGTTACGGCTGACCGCGCTGGAGGACCGGATCGAGGCCGACTTGGCCCTGGGACGGCATACCGCGCTGGTCTCCGAGCTGGAGG is drawn from Actinomycetes bacterium and contains these coding sequences:
- a CDS encoding site-specific integrase; the encoded protein is MFAAMLDGWGSQQLARNLAPGTVEGRQRAVRAFATHAAAYPWGWTPQMVDEWCTDLRTVRRLRRSTLRGYQ
- a CDS encoding methyltransferase domain-containing protein, translated to MRKDSYLLADHASELERLQLQSRMWEPAGRRLLGEIGEGQGTRVLDVGCGALGWLRLLSHWVGPDGQVVGTDIDQAMLAAAQQLVTDEGLDNVTLVHDDLFVSQLEPTWFDLVHARFQLAPLGRGQQQMATYLRLVRPGGTIVLEEVDPASWHFIPPAPAFEQLKPLVGEAFRKAGGDPDAAATQLELFRSAGIEVNARAEVQALPPGHPYLRLPLEYLTALHGLLRSIMDAEELQRLEKQAERELQDPGRWGVTFTLFQCWGMRGA
- a CDS encoding SRPBCC family protein, yielding MRVDESIVIDRPAEEVFGFLSVRTNDPVWMASVAESEWLDPAEPMGVGRRGRMVMQAMGRREFLDEVTEYEPGRRIAHRSVAGPMAIHTACIAEPAGSGCRATVVYEPERLPGGVLGRITAPLTARIVRRNFRADLARLKGILEAEAGVAR